A single window of Candidatus Obscuribacterales bacterium DNA harbors:
- a CDS encoding Calx-beta domain-containing protein: protein MPFTTSVLRGGIAINELLIDPNSATANVDTDGNGMSGDTDEFIELRNVGTRPIDLGGLELWDGEAGRWFTFPEGAVLQPGSYAVVVTGVQAGGSLPILSANTLVFDAGASSGIFNNNGDNVVVYDPSDDAYIQLRYDGAIATTPTSYAGFSSTATLVDTVEDWGNDNAGRSLVRSPDGSDTIVSQDTIAFGLNATPGSANLTFTVTNTNDDGAGSLRQAILAANAAGGGAIAFAIPGDGPHTIALATALPALTAAIAIDGYSQAGSAQNTQVAGSNAVLTIVLQGQGTASFAGLLLNEGAAGSVISGLVFNQFQRGIEINTRDVVVRGNYIGTDATGSVVNASTRNDQGILVSQFGTNSYIGGTTPASRNVISGNQIGIFSFNTANLAVQGNYIGAAADGTTLLGNGILGIQLSGTNNSLIGGAGAGEGNIIRGGFASIDVFSANGNTIQGNAISNFGNQGINLRFGSSSNRVGGVQPGEGNTITNVNGRGVIVEDTATQNAIRGNQITLTGGGLGIDLGNDGQTPNDALDADIGPNGLQNTPILDVANGTTITGTFNSNPFINAVIDVYASSLPNGQGAVYLGSQAVTTNGDGDATFSLEAPSVFGRPHIIATATSEAGSTSEFSASIQRVATVQLTTLVDRADENAGTPGSYQLSRDAATGDITVVLTVGGNAQFTADYSLGISAGSLTILSPTQVQVVIPDGVASVNLSVVPINDDVAEADETVTLTLEENIAYGVDRTNNSGLVTLGFNDLVVTDTGDRGEGTLRQAILNANALGGGTITFNIPGDGPHTILLDEALPVLTAPITIQGYSQLGSVVNTQAVGSNGTIAIALDGNGLIATGLALGAGSAGSVIRGLQISNFSGDGILVSSDGHSLTGNWLTNNGGNGIHIIGAADTVIGGPTPGDRNVIEGNSQAGIRLADMATGHRIQGNDIGIGAGNGTGIAIADSTNTIIGGDGAEGNRIANHEGSGILVSGNAQGNRIQGNQIVNNGGLGIDLGGDGVTANDPTDADTGANGLQNFPVLTAAELIEGNAVVMGSFTSTPNTSFRLDFFGNIALDGSGHGEGQTPLGFVIVNTDDNGTVTFTASLENAALGELITATATHLNTGDTSEFSSGVAIATPQINLATGDLSMTEGTGVDSLAVFTVTLSQPSSQTVTVDHSTSGIEAIADGDFLANAATLTFAPGETLKTITVTVIGDALHEDTETFQVSLDNVTNATLGNPGAIATIFDDDLPPALTIANSSASEGDEQLIFSLILDAPSGKDITVDYQTSNGTAIAPADYGAIPSSTLTFAPGETLQLVTVTVIDDLLDEADETVLINLNQGTNVTLGNSSATGTILDNDLAPIASLSDALGSETDGQAVFTVTLDAPSARPITVGYRTANDTAIAPEDFTAVTNGAVTFAPGETLQLVTVAILNDNLDEADTEQFRVELSSESNARLGTSVGIGTIVDNDLPPILTVGNVTALESSGEGDGQMVFTLTLNTPSGQDIAVDYQVNNGTAIAPFDYVAPAAGTLTFAAGTTVQTLSVPLINDSLDEDQETFQLNLSNPINVTLDQEIATGTILDDDAPPILTIQNAIATEQAGQMIFTLDLNDASGKPVTVNYRTDDDTAIGSVHYTPVLATPLTFAPGETRQLVTVTIADDDLDNEDRIFQLRLNGATNVELASDRALGTIQDDDLPPTYSISDLTVVENAGTAVFTVNLDRPSGQEITLDYRTQNGSALAPDDYTAVAGDRLTFAPGDTQRLITINILGDDLNEDDETFQLLLGNATNALPGTTTAIATLVDDDLPPVLSITNRSLSEGAGQTIFTVSLDRPAGRTVTVNYSTEDNSAIAGQDYLASSGTLTFAAGQVLQTLTVGIINDLSFEPEETFRVGLSDAVGATLSAPQGTATILDDDPQPTVTLVGTTVVEGDSGNSLAPVTVRLSNPSSETITLAYSTQDDTARRDEDYSAIAGSLTFASGETQAILSLTVIGDLVNEEEERFNVVLSNPVNTTLGTSLATVTLLNDDALPQLTIRDITVLEGDSGTQNAVFELQVNGFTSAPITLDYATQDGSATAEDYTPTQGQLTLPAGEATAFVTVSVIGDRAFEDDETFSLALTNIVNADPTPVVGTATLVNDDDRPSIIIRNVRQIEGHRGQQDAVIPVTLTAPSTEVVTVNYATANRAAIAGEDYSTQDGILTFQPGETVQQISIPIVGDRRFERNEPFFINLSNPTAAEIRKNQGVVRILNDDPQPTLTMRAVRVQEGDRGRRFANIVLRLNQASGLPVQIGYQTVDGTAQVANSDYGRVRGRLVFRPGQTRKVIKVPIFGDTTVEPNEQFRLQLTSVRNAQTRRRTATVTILDDDRATRSLSVNDGITLTGDAGPNVLIGTAGDDRLRGGGGDDVLRGGNGSDRLVGGDGDDLLISGHGQTILTGGAGRDTFLFTRNRGTHIITDFELDRDVIDLQDLFSDSGSPGAIFRNEIELVQTGNNTSVFVGGRSQPLIVLQTVNANRVNQDHLLL, encoded by the coding sequence ATGCCCTTCACGACCAGTGTGCTGCGTGGCGGTATTGCCATCAATGAACTTCTGATTGATCCGAATAGCGCTACAGCCAACGTAGACACAGACGGCAATGGCATGTCTGGTGACACCGATGAGTTTATCGAACTCCGCAACGTGGGTACCCGTCCCATTGACCTCGGCGGCTTAGAACTCTGGGACGGAGAAGCGGGTCGCTGGTTCACCTTTCCCGAAGGTGCAGTTCTGCAACCGGGCAGCTATGCAGTGGTGGTGACAGGGGTGCAGGCAGGCGGCAGTTTACCCATCCTGTCTGCCAATACCTTAGTGTTTGATGCCGGAGCTAGCTCCGGCATTTTCAATAACAATGGCGACAACGTTGTTGTATACGATCCCAGCGACGACGCCTATATCCAACTACGCTATGACGGAGCGATCGCCACCACGCCCACCAGCTACGCCGGTTTCTCATCCACCGCCACCCTGGTAGACACCGTGGAAGACTGGGGCAATGACAATGCCGGACGCTCCCTGGTGCGCAGCCCCGACGGCAGCGATACGATTGTCAGTCAAGACACGATCGCCTTTGGGCTCAACGCCACGCCAGGCAGCGCAAACCTTACATTTACCGTCACCAATACCAATGACGATGGTGCCGGATCGCTACGGCAAGCTATCCTAGCGGCCAATGCGGCGGGGGGAGGAGCGATCGCCTTCGCTATTCCCGGAGATGGCCCCCACACCATTGCCCTCGCCACCGCCCTACCGGCCCTAACGGCAGCGATCGCCATTGATGGCTACAGCCAAGCAGGCTCAGCTCAAAACACCCAAGTCGCAGGCAGTAATGCCGTCCTCACCATTGTCCTGCAAGGCCAAGGCACCGCAAGCTTTGCAGGGCTATTGCTCAATGAAGGAGCGGCGGGCAGTGTCATTTCAGGTTTAGTCTTTAACCAGTTTCAGCGGGGGATTGAAATCAACACCCGCGATGTGGTGGTGCGGGGCAACTATATTGGCACCGACGCCACAGGATCAGTCGTCAACGCTTCAACCCGCAACGATCAGGGAATTCTCGTTAGCCAATTTGGCACCAACAGCTATATCGGCGGTACCACCCCCGCCAGCCGCAACGTTATTTCTGGCAACCAAATCGGCATCTTTTCCTTCAATACCGCCAACTTAGCCGTACAGGGCAACTACATCGGTGCGGCAGCGGACGGTACCACCCTATTAGGCAACGGCATCCTGGGAATCCAGCTTAGCGGCACCAATAACAGCTTGATTGGGGGAGCGGGTGCAGGTGAAGGCAACATCATTCGCGGGGGATTTGCCAGTATTGATGTCTTCAGCGCCAATGGCAACACCATCCAAGGCAACGCGATCAGCAATTTTGGCAACCAGGGCATTAATCTGCGCTTTGGTTCCAGCAGCAACCGCGTCGGCGGCGTTCAGCCTGGGGAAGGCAACACCATCACCAATGTTAACGGTAGGGGCGTTATTGTTGAGGATACCGCCACCCAAAACGCGATTCGCGGTAACCAAATTACTTTAACGGGGGGTGGATTGGGCATTGATCTGGGTAATGATGGTCAGACACCCAATGATGCTTTGGACGCAGATATCGGCCCCAACGGATTACAAAATACGCCCATTCTCGATGTCGCCAACGGCACCACCATTACTGGCACCTTCAACAGCAATCCCTTCATCAACGCGGTCATCGACGTCTACGCTAGCAGCTTGCCCAATGGTCAAGGAGCAGTGTATCTGGGCAGCCAAGCGGTGACCACCAATGGAGATGGTGACGCTACCTTTAGCCTAGAGGCTCCCTCTGTCTTTGGGCGTCCCCATATTATCGCGACGGCCACCAGTGAAGCTGGCAGTACCTCCGAGTTTTCTGCGAGCATCCAGCGGGTTGCCACCGTCCAGCTCACTACCCTCGTGGACAGGGCGGACGAAAATGCCGGAACGCCAGGCAGCTATCAACTCAGCCGGGATGCAGCCACCGGAGACATTACGGTGGTGCTCACCGTGGGGGGGAATGCTCAGTTCACTGCCGACTATAGCCTAGGCATAAGCGCCGGCAGCCTGACCATTCTCAGCCCCACGCAGGTGCAGGTCGTCATTCCCGATGGGGTAGCATCGGTCAATCTATCGGTGGTGCCCATCAACGATGACGTGGCCGAGGCTGATGAAACCGTCACCCTAACGCTGGAGGAGAACATCGCCTACGGGGTCGATCGCACCAACAACAGCGGTCTAGTCACCCTTGGCTTCAATGACCTAGTCGTCACTGACACGGGCGATCGCGGCGAAGGCACCCTCCGCCAAGCCATCCTCAATGCCAATGCTCTCGGCGGCGGCACGATCACCTTCAACATTCCCGGCGACGGCCCACACACCATTCTTCTCGATGAAGCACTGCCGGTACTGACTGCACCGATCACCATTCAGGGCTATAGCCAACTGGGCTCGGTGGTCAATACCCAAGCTGTGGGCAGTAATGGAACGATCGCGATCGCCCTCGATGGCAACGGACTGATTGCAACTGGGCTAGCCCTAGGCGCTGGATCGGCGGGCAGCGTGATTCGCGGGTTGCAGATTAGCAACTTCAGCGGCGATGGCATTCTGGTGTCGAGTGATGGCCATAGCCTGACGGGAAATTGGCTCACCAACAATGGCGGCAACGGCATTCACATCATCGGTGCAGCAGACACAGTGATTGGCGGCCCTACACCGGGCGATCGCAACGTGATCGAAGGCAATAGCCAGGCAGGCATTCGGTTGGCGGATATGGCCACCGGCCACCGCATCCAGGGCAACGATATTGGGATCGGTGCGGGCAACGGTACTGGGATTGCGATCGCTGATAGCACGAATACCATCATCGGCGGGGATGGAGCCGAGGGCAACCGCATCGCCAACCATGAGGGCAGTGGCATTTTGGTGAGCGGCAACGCCCAGGGCAACCGCATCCAGGGCAACCAGATCGTCAACAACGGTGGTTTGGGCATTGACCTCGGCGGGGATGGGGTGACGGCTAATGACCCCACAGATGCGGATACGGGAGCCAATGGTCTGCAAAACTTCCCGGTGCTCACCGCAGCGGAATTGATTGAAGGCAATGCGGTGGTCATGGGCAGTTTTACCAGCACGCCCAACACCAGCTTCCGCCTCGACTTTTTCGGCAACATCGCCCTAGACGGTAGCGGCCATGGAGAAGGACAAACGCCCTTAGGGTTCGTGATCGTCAACACGGACGACAACGGCACGGTGACCTTCACGGCATCCTTAGAAAACGCTGCCCTAGGAGAGTTGATCACCGCCACGGCCACCCACCTAAACACTGGGGATACCTCAGAATTTTCCAGCGGCGTGGCGATCGCCACCCCCCAGATCAATCTCGCGACCGGCGACCTCAGCATGACAGAAGGTACAGGCGTTGATAGTCTCGCGGTGTTCACCGTCACCCTGTCCCAGCCTAGCAGCCAAACTGTCACCGTAGACCACAGCACATCAGGGATTGAAGCGATCGCAGACGGTGACTTTCTTGCCAATGCCGCCACGCTTACCTTTGCCCCTGGCGAAACCCTGAAAACCATAACGGTGACGGTCATTGGCGATGCCCTCCATGAAGATACGGAAACCTTTCAGGTCAGTTTAGATAACGTTACTAACGCTACCTTAGGTAACCCAGGGGCGATTGCCACCATCTTCGACGACGACTTGCCACCAGCGCTGACCATCGCCAACAGCAGCGCCAGCGAAGGCGATGAGCAACTTATCTTCAGCCTGATCCTGGATGCTCCTTCTGGCAAAGACATCACCGTCGATTATCAAACCAGCAATGGGACAGCGATCGCCCCCGCCGACTACGGCGCCATTCCCTCCAGCACCCTCACCTTTGCCCCCGGCGAGACTCTACAACTGGTGACCGTGACCGTGATCGACGATTTGCTCGACGAAGCAGACGAGACCGTTCTTATCAACCTTAACCAGGGCACCAACGTTACCTTAGGCAACAGTTCCGCCACCGGCACGATTTTAGATAATGATCTAGCACCGATCGCCTCCCTTAGCGATGCCCTGGGTAGCGAAACCGATGGGCAGGCCGTCTTCACCGTCACCCTAGATGCACCCTCCGCCCGCCCGATTACCGTAGGCTACCGCACCGCCAACGATACAGCGATCGCGCCGGAGGACTTCACCGCCGTCACCAACGGAGCCGTCACCTTTGCCCCCGGCGAAACGCTCCAGTTGGTGACCGTTGCCATCCTCAACGACAATCTGGACGAAGCCGATACCGAGCAGTTCCGAGTGGAGCTGAGCAGCGAGAGCAACGCCCGTCTCGGCACCAGCGTCGGCATCGGCACTATTGTAGACAACGACCTGCCCCCCATTCTGACCGTCGGCAACGTCACGGCGCTTGAAAGCAGCGGAGAAGGCGACGGTCAAATGGTGTTTACCCTTACCCTGAATACGCCCTCCGGCCAAGATATCGCCGTTGACTACCAGGTCAACAACGGTACCGCGATCGCCCCCTTCGACTATGTGGCTCCCGCCGCCGGTACCCTCACCTTTGCAGCAGGGACAACCGTTCAAACCCTCTCCGTGCCGCTGATCAACGACAGCCTGGATGAAGACCAAGAGACCTTCCAACTCAACCTCAGCAACCCCATAAACGTCACCCTCGACCAAGAGATCGCCACGGGCACTATTCTGGATGATGATGCACCGCCCATCCTGACGATTCAGAATGCGATCGCCACAGAGCAGGCGGGACAGATGATCTTTACCCTTGACCTCAACGATGCGTCAGGGAAACCCGTCACCGTCAACTATCGTACAGACGACGACACCGCCATCGGATCGGTTCACTATACGCCCGTCCTGGCCACACCACTGACCTTTGCCCCCGGCGAAACCCGGCAGTTGGTCACCGTCACCATCGCCGATGATGACCTAGATAACGAGGATCGTATCTTCCAATTGCGGCTGAATGGAGCCACCAACGTCGAGCTAGCCAGCGATCGCGCCCTAGGCACTATCCAAGATGACGACCTGCCCCCCACCTATAGCATCAGCGACCTCACGGTGGTGGAAAATGCTGGAACGGCCGTGTTTACCGTCAACCTCGATCGCCCCTCAGGTCAAGAGATTACCCTTGACTATCGCACCCAAAACGGTAGCGCCCTCGCTCCCGATGACTACACCGCCGTAGCAGGCGATCGCCTTACCTTTGCCCCCGGCGACACCCAACGCCTGATTACCATCAACATCCTAGGCGACGACCTGAATGAAGACGACGAGACCTTCCAACTGCTGCTAGGCAACGCCACCAACGCACTTCCCGGCACCACAACAGCGATCGCCACCCTGGTTGATGATGACCTGCCGCCAGTTTTATCGATCACCAACCGTAGCCTCAGCGAAGGGGCCGGACAGACCATCTTCACCGTCAGCCTCGATCGCCCCGCCGGCCGCACCGTGACCGTCAACTACAGCACCGAGGACAACAGTGCGATCGCTGGGCAGGACTATCTGGCCAGCAGCGGTACTCTCACCTTTGCCGCCGGGCAAGTTCTGCAAACCTTGACGGTCGGCATCATCAACGACCTCAGCTTTGAACCCGAGGAAACCTTCCGAGTGGGGCTGTCCGATGCCGTCGGGGCCACCCTATCCGCCCCCCAGGGCACCGCCACCATCCTCGACGACGATCCTCAGCCCACCGTCACCCTAGTTGGCACCACGGTTGTGGAAGGGGACAGCGGCAACAGCCTCGCGCCAGTGACCGTGCGCCTCAGCAACCCCAGCAGCGAAACCATCACCCTCGCCTACAGCACCCAAGACGACACCGCCCGCCGCGATGAAGACTACTCAGCGATCGCCGGCAGTTTGACCTTTGCGTCTGGCGAAACCCAAGCAATCCTATCCCTCACAGTGATCGGCGACCTGGTCAATGAAGAGGAGGAACGCTTCAACGTTGTCCTCAGCAATCCCGTTAACACCACTCTAGGCACAAGTCTAGCCACCGTCACCCTCCTCAACGATGACGCTCTACCTCAACTCACCATCCGTGACATCACCGTATTGGAAGGAGATAGCGGCACTCAAAATGCGGTGTTTGAACTTCAGGTCAACGGCTTTACCAGCGCCCCAATCACGCTTGACTACGCAACTCAAGATGGCTCAGCGACCGCCGAGGACTATACTCCCACCCAAGGACAACTTACCTTACCCGCAGGTGAAGCCACAGCTTTCGTCACCGTTTCAGTCATTGGCGATCGCGCCTTTGAAGACGACGAAACCTTTAGCCTGGCATTGACCAACATCGTGAATGCTGATCCTACCCCCGTGGTGGGAACCGCTACGCTGGTGAACGACGACGATCGCCCCTCTATTATTATCCGTAATGTGCGTCAGATAGAAGGCCATCGTGGGCAGCAAGATGCCGTCATTCCAGTCACATTAACAGCCCCTAGCACAGAGGTAGTTACGGTCAACTACGCCACTGCCAACCGCGCCGCTATCGCCGGAGAAGACTACAGCACCCAAGACGGCATCCTTACCTTCCAGCCCGGCGAAACTGTCCAGCAGATTTCCATTCCCATCGTGGGCGATCGCCGCTTTGAGCGCAACGAACCTTTCTTCATCAACCTCAGTAATCCCACCGCTGCCGAGATCAGAAAAAATCAAGGCGTGGTTAGGATTCTCAACGATGATCCCCAACCCACCCTCACGATGAGGGCAGTACGGGTGCAAGAGGGCGATCGCGGCCGGCGTTTTGCGAACATTGTCCTTCGCCTCAACCAGGCGAGTGGCTTGCCCGTTCAGATAGGATATCAAACCGTAGACGGCACGGCCCAAGTTGCCAACAGCGACTATGGACGGGTGCGAGGGCGGCTAGTCTTCCGACCAGGGCAAACCCGTAAAGTCATTAAAGTTCCGATTTTCGGTGATACCACGGTGGAACCCAATGAGCAATTTCGGCTGCAGCTTACGAGCGTCAGGAATGCCCAAACCAGAAGACGCACCGCCACCGTGACGATTCTCGATGATGATCGCGCCACGCGATCGCTCTCCGTCAACGATGGCATCACGCTCACCGGAGACGCTGGCCCCAACGTCCTCATCGGCACGGCAGGCGACGATCGTCTGCGGGGCGGCGGCGGGGATGATGTCCTTCGAGGCGGCAACGGCAGCGATCGCCTCGTGGGCGGTGATGGGGATGACCTGCTCATCAGCGGCCATGGTCAAACGATCCTCACGGGCGGTGCAGGACGGGATACGTTCTTATTTACCCGCAACCGTGGCACCCACATCATCACCGACTTTGAGCTAGATCGAGACGTGATCGATCTACAAGATCTGTTCAGCGACAGCGGCAGTCCAGGAGCCATCTTCCGCAATGAGATCGAGTTGGTGCAGACGGGGAATAATACATCGGTGTTCGTGGGCGGGCGATCGCAGCCGTTGATCGTGCTGCAAACTGTCAATGCTAATCGCGTCAACCAGGATCATCTCCTCCTGTAG